CCTCGGGGATAGAAATTTATTATCCACTTTTATAGATTTTGTATCATTTTAATGTGTTCAATTTGTTACTCTATTTTCTTTTATAGCGGATACCAGCTTTGGCAGCATCTCTCCTGCTGACCCCTTTATGAATATGTCGCATAGGGATGTTAGTTCGCTCTCTTTTGGGTTCACCTCTATCACAAAAGCACCGTTGTTCTTAGCCCTCATGGGAAGGGATGCTGCTGGATACACTACACCTGATGTACCTACAATTAACATAAAATCACAGGATGTTGATGCTTTAGTTGCCTCAATCAGATCTTGCACCTCTTCGCCAAAACTTACAATATCAGGTCTCATGTTTCCCCCGCAGTCGCATCGAGGGAAAAATTTACCCATCTCCTGAAGACCATGTTCTTTTAGTTTCTGAATAATGTCTCCCATGGATTTTGAAAGTTCATCCCTTTTTTGAAAGTTTTTCTTGCCACATTGCATACAGCGCTGTCGAAAGATGTTTCCATGTAGCTCATAGACTACTGAACTGCCGGCTTCTCTATGGAGATTGTCAACATTTTGTGTAATTATGCTTTGAATATATCCCATCCCCTCTATGTCTGATAAGGCTAAATGTCCAGGATTAGGTTTGGCCTTGAGCAATTTTTCGAAGAATCCACCCAAAATTTCGGGGGCCTCTTCAGGATGGTTGGATAATACTGCCAGCATCCCACCAGATGACCCCTCTTTATATCTGTCCCAAATCCCCCCAGCATCTCGATAAGTTGATATGCCACTTTCCGCAGAGATACCAGAACCAGTAAAGGCAACGCCATTATTACATGTTAATATCTTTTCAATAGCTTTATTCATATCAACCATAGATTATCTCCTCTATATGTTTATTATAACGATGAA
This is a stretch of genomic DNA from Spirochaetota bacterium. It encodes these proteins:
- a CDS encoding Sir2 family NAD-dependent protein deacetylase — encoded protein: MVDMNKAIEKILTCNNGVAFTGSGISAESGISTYRDAGGIWDRYKEGSSGGMLAVLSNHPEEAPEILGGFFEKLLKAKPNPGHLALSDIEGMGYIQSIITQNVDNLHREAGSSVVYELHGNIFRQRCMQCGKKNFQKRDELSKSMGDIIQKLKEHGLQEMGKFFPRCDCGGNMRPDIVSFGEEVQDLIEATKASTSCDFMLIVGTSGVVYPAASLPMRAKNNGAFVIEVNPKESELTSLCDIFIKGSAGEMLPKLVSAIKENRVTN